The sequence below is a genomic window from Sphingobacterium sp. ML3W.
ATTTCATAAAATGGAAAAGTAATAAGGTAAAAGCTAGTAGTTTGGAAGCTTACCAATCTGTAGTGAATGAAATAATAAAATATTTGAATGATACCAATCAACAAAATGTATCACTAAAAAAAGTAGATATCTACTTAATAGAAGATTTGGTAAATGAAAAACAAAAGTTATCCAACACCAGAGCTAATTACTATTTAACTGTACTATCCAACTTTTATTCGAAATATCTAATCAAGTATTTAGCAGTACTAAAACAAGATGAAAATGTAATAAGTAGGTTAGACAGATTTCAGGATGATGACATCACTAAGCACGCACTATTTGCAGATGTTTACAAAGTATTTAACATACTGACAGAGCACAAATATTATCTAGGTTTTATGGCTAAAGTAATATTTTACACGCTACACAGGATGGACACCATTACACAATTACAATTTAAAGATTTTGACTTAGAGCAAGGGATAATTAATATCCCATCATCCAAAATAAAGACATCCAAAAAGTTAACAATTAGAATATCCAAAAACATTTTAACAGACATTAAAGATTATGTAAGGTTGCACCAAACGCAACAAAATGATTACTGGTTTGGATACAATAATATGATTAAGAATAAAAAAAATAAAGACAGTTACAATATTCAAATGTTCGGAAAATACAAATTACCATCTTACACTATTTCCCATCATTATGATGAATTTAGAAAGTTGCAAACAACTGATAAAGATATATTCACGCCTAATCATACCTTGTACGGGTTCAAAGCAAATGGTTATAGATTTTATAAAGATGGTGGTGATAGTAAGAAATTTATGCTTACAGATGAACAAATTATTAAAATAACTGGACACAGTAACACAGATATTTTAAAAAAATATAGTCGAGAGTATGAAGCAACAATATCTAAAGAAATATGGGATAGTTTATAAACTATAAAACCTTGTAATAACTCCCTTTTATTAGTATTTAACTACCACATTTAGCCCTAATTAAGGGCTTTTTTTACCCCCTTACACTAGGTATCCCCCTACTTAATCCCCCTGGAACGCTATTACGCCCACACATGTAAGGGCTACATTACTGAATCGCTCATAAAAATTTTCTATAATTTTTTTCATAGCCATACTAACCCTTTTTAAGCCCTTATTTCCTGAGCCTACAACTTATGTTACGCTTATATTTAAATACTTTAAAAAGCTGACCTATAGCCTTATTTATGCTTCTATACATTAGAATATCACAACAATAATAATATCAATAAAGTATATCCCAATACTCAAATATTCATAATTGAATAAATAACATCATAAAAGATTAATTTCAGACAATTAGGCTAAAACAATACGACTATATATCAGTAAGTTATAAAATAGTTTGAATTTCAAACTTGGTAAAAAACACTTCTTACACTACATTTTATCTTGCAAGCTTATGCCACAATACAAGCTAAAAAACAATTAAAATAACATACAATAGGGTCATTAGCATTTGCTACTTGATTCTATCAGTATAAAAAAACTATGTAAGAAATAAAGATGTAACAAAAATTATTAATAAATAGATGGTAAAAATAACAAGAAATATAAGTAGGAAATTAAGTAGTAAAATATATGGAATAAACATGCTACACAGTAATACAATAAACAAAAGTAAAGATAATTGTATTGTTACTATTAATGATATAAATACAAAAACAAATACGCTATACGCTAAAGGTTATAGAGGTATGTATCAGTACGGCTTATGCATTTTTAACAGTAAACTTAATATAGGGAAAAGTAAGAAATATAATACCTTAGATGAGGCTAAAGAAGCTAAAAGAATCAGTACAAATAAGAGTAGATTAAAGCATTATAACAATAATAGAAAACAGTATAAGAAAGATATAGATAAATCGTTATCCCAAATCAATAACAAAAAACTTAGTTGGATATTAGCTAACTTCTTATCAACACATTACCAATTCAATTATTTTACTACACTTACACTAAAACAAATAAGGTTCACCAATAAAGAGATATTTTTTACAATAAATGATTATGACTATTTAATACAACAAGATTATATACAAAATCAAAAAGATAGCACATTAGAATTTGTGCAACAATGTGTTAACAATTACTTAGATAATATTAAATATAAAGGTGTTGGTCTAATAGATTATTATGTTGTCACCTTCGAAAAAAGTATTAAAGGTAATTGGCATGCTCATATAGCAATTAATATTACCAATACTAGTAAAGAGTACTGGACATCATATCTAACAAAATATTGGAATTTAGGTATAGGAAAAACAAAAAAGATACGAGTAAATACGGCTACAAAAAAGAACACAGTTAATGTTATCCATTACCTCACAAAAGATGTTAATCACAAAGATTTAGATATTATAACTTGGGATACAAATATTGATAAGGATAGCAAAAGAATATTCATAGATGGTGATTTAGATTCTTTAGAAGATATTCAGTATTGGTTAAACACAAATAATGTAGAATAAGTACTTAACTTATTGCCTCACTTACCTATTACACATAAAAAAATTGCCTAAATACTACAACTACATTGTTATCAGCCCCTTAATATAGGGGCTTTTTTATTGGGTAAAGTTTTTACTTTTACCATTGAAAAAATGTAGTGGTCTAAAGTAAGAGAGTATATACTTCTATAATTAGACGTCATCTTCATCCAGAAGTTCCTTAGCTTTTATCTCCAATATATTAGCGATATTGAATATGATAGATACGTTTGAGTTAACTATGCCTCGTTCCATCCTGCTGATTTGCGAATAGTCTAGGTCTAGTTTGTCTGCAAGTTGTTGTATCGTCCAACCTTTCAACTTTCTATGCTTACGGATATTTTTGGATAAAACATTAATTCCATGCTCGTTACGCTTATGCTTTCTATCTTTAGACATCTATACAAGAAAAGAAATACATGCACTTGCTGAAAGGGATTAAAATCCCTATTTTTGTACTGAAAAGAAACTACGTCATTAAATTAATCCTTTTTTAAAATGTTAAAATCAATTATTTTTAAGTTTTTCGTTCTTGTTATGTTTTCAACGTTCGTCGGTTGTTCAAAGGAAAAAACTCCTGTAGAAGATGGCGAAAAAGAAAATATTATTGTTGTAAACGATATTCGTTTTGAATCTCAAAGTGGTAAAGCTATTATCAGTTCTAAAGTTCAATTAACAGTGAAGGTATTTCCAGAAAATGCAACGAATAAAAAGGTAAAATGGGAGTCAAACAATCATAATGTCGCTACAGTCAGCCAAGATGGTCTAGTGACGACATATAAAAAAGGGATAGCTGAAATAACAGCTACTTCTGAAAGCGGTAGCAAGTCTGCCGTTTACAGACTTGATGTAAGTTTAGTAGCTGTAGAGCAGATTTTTACTTATAGTAATTTTTATACAGTTATGGTAGGTGACAAAGAGCCAATTGAGGTTAAAATCACTCCCGAGAATCCTGAAAATCCTAAATTAATTTGGGAAAGTTCGGATGCGAGAATAGCATCCATTGGAGAGGATGGAATAATTAGTGGAATTGCGAAAGGAGCTACCAAAATAAAAGTATCGTCACAAAGCAATCCTGATATCTTTAAAATTGTTGAGGTCTTTGTAATTCAAAGCCCAAATGAACTAATTGAGTTAGATTTACAAAATATAAATTATAAAAGCAATAATGGTTATATAACGGGAACATGTGAACTTTTAATAAAGCCTTATATTCATTTTGTGGACAATGTAAGTAATTGTGAATTAAGTATTTTTGATGGGAATGATGTATTGGTAAAGAAAACCAACATAAAACCAATTGGTGGTTCTATGACGATTCAAGGAATTAAATTTGATTATACATATAAGCCGTATTTTAGCATTAAATATACTTATCGAGGTAAAGAATATGTCAAAACACTGAAAATTAATTAATATGTATCGAAATCAGGATTAAAATAAAATATTCCATTAAAATTTAAAAAATGAAATCAATTAAATACATCTTTATTATATCTCTTTTAATGTCCGTCTTTGCATGCTCTAAGAGCAGTGACAGTAAAGAAGATTCAAATCCATTAATTGGAACGTATAGGTTAGAAAAAACTGGCACGAACCATTATGAAAAAGGAAAGATAGTAAAGCGAGACATTAGCACGGAAAAGATAAACGGGGAAATGACATTATTAGCTGATAAATCTTTTCGTATCGTATTCGTTGCTGATGGGGAAAGTGAAGTTGCGATTGGCACTTATAACTCCGTAAATCAGACGTTTACTATTCAGCAAGGTGGGGATTTTAAGAAAACATCTTATTTTTTTGAAGACAATTACTTAGTTCTAATCACTGAAGATAATGGAGACAGTAAAGATGTAGGTTATTTTAAAAAGAAATAGAAAACATCATTATAAAAAATTATAAGCTCCTACTTAAGGAGCTTTTTTTATATATAATGATTTAAGATTCAAAATGTAAATAACAAGCAGATAGTATAAATATCCCCTTAAAAAATAGCAACAAATTGGGTTATAAATATTAAAATAACATGGCATTAATTACAACTATATTTCATTATACATCTACAAACACAATAATAATACGCAGTTAGAATACTAATATATTAATTTTTTTATCCTAACTTCATTGTAAATAATTGATTTTAAGCAATTAAATTAATAAAGATGCGGTGATATGCATATCTGTATCTTTTACCTGTCTGACATTAAATATGGCAAATTGAATTAAATATGAAGCGCCAAGATGGCGCTCTAACAGTATAATGTCATTATATTTGTGTAATGAAAAAAGTAATACATAATCTTTTAGCCCCATCAGCTCATTTATTTTTAATATCAAAATATCTTAATAAAGATGAACTTAATAAATTAGTATATAACTTGATAAATGAAGATTATCTTTTAATTTTAGAATACTTAGATAGTCTAATAATACAGATAAAAGAAAAAGATATAAAGGATAGAAATGAGGATGAATTATATTTATCACTCCTTATTACTAATTTCAAAGAATCAGTTAGAGAAATTTATATAGATTATCAGCATTTAGAATATCATTATGAAGCCCAAAAAAGCCTATCTGTTTTTAAAATAATTGAGGATACATTATCTAAATATAATATCACCAATTCATCTACAATAGCAAAAGAGGTGATAAAAGAATACAGTAATGCACAAGATGAGATTAAAATTGCTGATAGGATATATTCAAACATTCTAAAAAAAGATGATACACCTACGCCTAAAAGTACAAAAATAAGTACAAAAGAAAGTGCAAGAGATAAGGTACGAGGCAAGGCACTAGAAGATAGCTTAAAAGCAAAAAGGGACAACTAGGGTAT
It includes:
- a CDS encoding site-specific integrase encodes the protein MLEKNRLQGIGNVYLKTTNPVSKKWYICFKYKNNLNEPKIYQKTYDLNEKPYVINGVVNDKTTVLKARLKRGNELVRELQDMLNDVEFDVNRGVFVEDAKDILFTKYLNNFIKWKSNKVKASSLEAYQSVVNEIIKYLNDTNQQNVSLKKVDIYLIEDLVNEKQKLSNTRANYYLTVLSNFYSKYLIKYLAVLKQDENVISRLDRFQDDDITKHALFADVYKVFNILTEHKYYLGFMAKVIFYTLHRMDTITQLQFKDFDLEQGIINIPSSKIKTSKKLTIRISKNILTDIKDYVRLHQTQQNDYWFGYNNMIKNKKNKDSYNIQMFGKYKLPSYTISHHYDEFRKLQTTDKDIFTPNHTLYGFKANGYRFYKDGGDSKKFMLTDEQIIKITGHSNTDILKKYSREYEATISKEIWDSL
- a CDS encoding helix-turn-helix domain-containing protein; its protein translation is MSKDRKHKRNEHGINVLSKNIRKHRKLKGWTIQQLADKLDLDYSQISRMERGIVNSNVSIIFNIANILEIKAKELLDEDDV
- a CDS encoding Ig-like domain-containing protein yields the protein MLKSIIFKFFVLVMFSTFVGCSKEKTPVEDGEKENIIVVNDIRFESQSGKAIISSKVQLTVKVFPENATNKKVKWESNNHNVATVSQDGLVTTYKKGIAEITATSESGSKSAVYRLDVSLVAVEQIFTYSNFYTVMVGDKEPIEVKITPENPENPKLIWESSDARIASIGEDGIISGIAKGATKIKVSSQSNPDIFKIVEVFVIQSPNELIELDLQNINYKSNNGYITGTCELLIKPYIHFVDNVSNCELSIFDGNDVLVKKTNIKPIGGSMTIQGIKFDYTYKPYFSIKYTYRGKEYVKTLKIN